The DNA region CAGGGCAACGCGCGGCGCATCTACGGACTGGACTGAGGCGAGAGGGGGGCCTGAGTCAAAGCTGGGATTCCAGCGGAAGCCGGCCCATGAACCAGGACAGCGCCCGGCGGGCCGGGGAGACGCCTGGGTCGCGGCGATGCGGGGTGCCGCTGGTGCCATGCCAGAGGATGCGGTCCCTGTCATCGAGATGGAGCGCGTGGCTGATGCCGGGTGCGGTTTCGGCGGCGAAGATGTGCTGGATCCCGGCGACAAGGCCGGGTTCGGTGAAGAGAACGCCCATTTCGGTATTGAGCGAGGCCGAGCGAGGATCGAAGTTCAGCGATCCGACAAAGCCGGTCTGGCCGTCGATGATGAAGGCCTTGGTGTGCAGGCTGGCATTGGTGCGGCCGCGCAGCGACAGGCGGCGCAGGCGGGCGATGGCGCGCAGTTCGTAGAGCCGGATGCCGGCCCGCAAGAGCGGTTTGCGATAGCGGGCATAGGCACCATGCACCGCCGCGACATCGGTGGCAGAAAGAGAATTGGTGAGGACGCTGATCTGGATGCCCCTTTCGGCGAGGTCGGACAGACGGCGGGTGCCGTTCTGACCCGGAACGAAATAGGGCGAGATGATCGCGATGCGGTCGCGGGCGGCTTCGAGTTGCGGCAGTAGCCTGGCCATCAGCCAGTTCTGCCCCTTGCGGCCAAGCGCCTTTTCTGGCGGGTCTGCAACCAGGTGCGCCTCGCTGCACCAGTTGAGGGCGCCTTCGACCGGCGGCCAGGACAGGCTGGGCAGGCGGTCGAGGTAGCTTTGCGCCTCGGCGCTGGCCGCGAAGCTGCGCAGGGCATTCAGGATCGGCCTGCGGCGGATCGGGTTCAGGGGCGGGCGCACCGGATGCGTGGGCTCGCTTGTCCAGAAATCCTGGAA from Neotabrizicola shimadae includes:
- a CDS encoding phospholipase D-like domain-containing protein, with protein sequence MHALDPETGASEKPVPESPDAIARLCAAHPGSTGMALISSDTAAFAARRSLARQARHSLDLMYYIWEEDLTGRLLLGEVLAAADRGVKVRLLLDDIGFTSLDRLLQALDGHPNISVRLFNPTRAPKGSLRRGLELGLRLFSMTRRMHNKAWIADGEAAVLGGRNIGDAYFGASRASNFHDLDLIALGPVVAEAGALFQDFWTSEPTHPVRPPLNPIRRRPILNALRSFAASAEAQSYLDRLPSLSWPPVEGALNWCSEAHLVADPPEKALGRKGQNWLMARLLPQLEAARDRIAIISPYFVPGQNGTRRLSDLAERGIQISVLTNSLSATDVAAVHGAYARYRKPLLRAGIRLYELRAIARLRRLSLRGRTNASLHTKAFIIDGQTGFVGSLNFDPRSASLNTEMGVLFTEPGLVAGIQHIFAAETAPGISHALHLDDRDRILWHGTSGTPHRRDPGVSPARRALSWFMGRLPLESQL